GGTGACGTCTGGATATCCTGATTTGGACAAAATGACAAGCGGATTTCATAAGCAAGATTTGATCATTCTGGCGGCTCGACCATCCATCGGAAAAACAGCTCTGGCGCTAAATATCGCACAGAACGCCTCGAAGAGTATAAGCGAACCAATCATGATCTTCTCATTGGAAATGAGTGCTGGGAAACTTGTGACACGAATGGTGTGTGCGGAAGGCAATATTGACGCCTCAAAGCTACGAAGCGGTTGGCTGGAAGGGGATGACTGGATTCGTTTGACACACGCCTTGGGCATCGTTTCCAAGACCAACATCTATATAGACGATACGCCTGAGATCGCACTTGGAGAGCTTCGGTCAAAATGCCGGAGTATGAAGCAGCAAGAAGGGCTTGGCTTGGTCATCATTGACTACCTAACGAAAATTAGGATGGACAAGCCAGGGCGAAGCAGAGAGCAGGAAGTGTCTGAGATAGCCCGGACACTCAAAAGCATGGCTCGTGAGTTGGAAGTCCCTGTGATCGCGCTCTCTCAGCTCAGTCGCGGTGTAGAACAGCGACAGGATAAGCGGCCGATGATGAGTGACTTACGTGAGTCAGGTCAAATTGAGCAAGAAGCAGATTTGGTCGCCTTTCTCTATCGTGATGATTACTACGATAAAGCAACGGAAAACAAGAACATCTTGGAGGTCATCATTGCGAAACAACGGAACGGACCTATTGGAACGGTGGAGCTGGCATTCCTCAAGGAGTTCAATAAGTTCGTGAGTCTCGATCATCGTTTTGGTAAGCAACAAACAATTGACGATGAACCAGAGGAGCGGGATACGCAATGGCGGCAATGAGAAAGATTGTTTTGAAATGAGTTACCTATTTCATTGGATGCCTGGTTGTAAAATTCTCGGGTTTTAGGCGAATTGGTTGTAATGACCTTTGTCAATATCCACTTAAATTATTCCAAAAATTATTCCGAGGAGGGAAATCCGTTGGACAAGCTCGTTTTCATCGGGAATGGAAAAGCAGTAACAGATAGCCTGTTAGTTGCTGAAAAGTTCGGGAAAGGACACGACAACGTATTACGAGATATACGAAACCTCGATTGCAGCAGTGAA
The window above is part of the Brevibacillus brevis NBRC 100599 genome. Proteins encoded here:
- the dnaB gene encoding replicative DNA helicase yields the protein MIDIQEMPHSEEAEKAVLGAIFCKPPVITKVIDELTAMDFYRTRHQILYQGMADLYEKGDPIDLVTITSHLQEKKALDNVGGVPYITELVSYTPTAENIDYYAGIVLHKARRRKLIEINYQVYKDSLNNENVDEVLAQSEKLAAEIRERGKKRSVRPIREVALEAYEEIDRTFQQRGRTIGVTSGYPDLDKMTSGFHKQDLIILAARPSIGKTALALNIAQNASKSISEPIMIFSLEMSAGKLVTRMVCAEGNIDASKLRSGWLEGDDWIRLTHALGIVSKTNIYIDDTPEIALGELRSKCRSMKQQEGLGLVIIDYLTKIRMDKPGRSREQEVSEIARTLKSMARELEVPVIALSQLSRGVEQRQDKRPMMSDLRESGQIEQEADLVAFLYRDDYYDKATENKNILEVIIAKQRNGPIGTVELAFLKEFNKFVSLDHRFGKQQTIDDEPEERDTQWRQ